A window from Primulina huaijiensis isolate GDHJ02 chromosome 11, ASM1229523v2, whole genome shotgun sequence encodes these proteins:
- the LOC140987091 gene encoding calmodulin-binding protein 60 B-like isoform X2, with product MVPKRKLVDRGDEEPQHPLGGYQGRQLGSSRLASSIFRGANSTRDLQDIVTRLEPRIRKWVQEAVDQAIHPYLSSSGNESHCSESRTCQLQFLSSLPNTLFTNSRVETDGGGGPIKIMLYDSCSKSVVKSGPLSAVKVNIVVLDGDFGPDDREDWEKKDFDRKVLQSREGKRPLVTGDLVVPLKDGVGYVGEISFTDNSRWIRSGKFRLGATVQAGSGEIRVREGMTNAFKVKDHRGESYQKHYPPSLDDEVWRVEKIAKDGVSHNRLAQHGLLSVKDFLRLYVTDMPSLRSVLSNISNKTWETIIRHAVTCRLDDKLYLFRTVCGTGLLFDSIYRVVGVNADGQTFHSLDSNDAQQMRLVEVLKQHAYKNSKDWIQVDDPSVVGYPMLLTTSGAGDLNNLTLDFQGRNFQAELEQLVMPLNPDHPTVSAPFNCEIEQDYSSFENPSVESLLQMQVNPTSDFIGGFYTLASEPQLSTDDLPIDNNYQEWKP from the exons ATGGTGCCGAAAAGGAAACTTGTGGACAGGGGAGACGAAGAACCTCAACATCCTCTTGGCGGATATCAAGGCCGTCAATTGGGTTCGAGCCGGCTCGCTTCGAG CATATTCAGAGGGGCAAATAGTACACGAGATCTGCAAGATATTGTGACTAGATTGGAACCCAGAATTAGAAAATGG GTGCAAGAGGCTGTGGACCAGGCAATCCACCCATATTTGAG CTCCTCTGGAAATGAAAGCCATTGCTCCGAATCAAGAACTTGCCAGCTTCAGTTTCTCAGTAGTCTGCCGAACACCTTGTTCACCAACAGTAGGGTTGAAACCGACGGCGGCGGTGGCCCAATCAAGATTATGTTGTACGATTCTTGCTCCAAATCGGTAGTAAAATCAGGTCCTCTATCTGCCGTCAAAGTGAATATAGTCGTGCTTGATGGTGATTTTGGCCCCGATGATCGGGAAGATTGGGAAAAGAAGGATTTTGATAGGAAAGTTCTTCAGAGCAGGGAAGGGAAGCGGCCATTGGTAACTGGCGATTTGGTGGTTCCCTTGAAGGATGGAGTGGGTTATGTTGGTGAAATCAGCTTCACTGATAATTCAAGATGGATCAGAAGTGGGAAATTTCGGTTGGGGGCGACTGTTCAAGCCGGTTCCGGTGAAATTAGGGTTAGAGAAGGAATGACCAATGCCTTCAAAGTTAAAGATCATCGTGGGGAGT CATACCAGAAGCACTACCCCCCATCCTTGGACGATGAAGTGTGGCGGGTGGAGAAGATTGCTAAAGATGGTGTGTCCCATAATAGACTGGCTCAGCATGGTTTGTTGTCAGTTAAAGATTTCTTGAGACTCTACGTCACGGACATGCCCTCGCTGCGCTCT GTACTTAGTAACATTTCAAACAAGACATGGGAGACAATTATACGGCATGCTGTGACATGTAGATTAGACGACAAGCTATATCTTTTCAGGACTGTATGTGGTACTGGCCTGTTGTTTGACTCCATCTACAGGGTTGTTGGTGTGAATGCAGATGGACAAACCTTCCATTCTTTGGATTCTAACGATGCACAGCAAATG AGGCTGGTGGAAGTTCTGAAGCAGCATGCTTACAAAAATTCAAAGGACTGGATTCAAGTAGATGATCCATCTGTTGTTGGCTACCCGATGCTGTTGACTACTTCGGGAGCTGGCGATTTGAACAATCTTACCTTAGATTTTCAGGGCAGAAACTTCCAAGCTGAGCTGG AGCAACTAGTGATGCCCTTAAATCCTGATCATCCAACGGTATCTGCTCCATTCAATTGTGAAATAGAACAAGACTATAGTTCGTTTGAGAATCCTTCTGTTGAGAGTTTGCTTCAAATGCAAGTGAACCCGACGAGTGATTTTATTGGGGGATTCTACACATTGGCCTCAGAGCCGCAACTTTCAACTGATGATCTACCAATCGATAATAATTATCAG GAATGGAAACCCTAA
- the LOC140987091 gene encoding calmodulin-binding protein 60 B-like isoform X1, producing the protein MVPKRKLVDRGDEEPQHPLGGYQGRQLGSSRLASSIFRGANSTRDLQDIVTRLEPRIRKWVQEAVDQAIHPYLSSSGNESHCSESRTCQLQFLSSLPNTLFTNSRVETDGGGGPIKIMLYDSCSKSVVKSGPLSAVKVNIVVLDGDFGPDDREDWEKKDFDRKVLQSREGKRPLVTGDLVVPLKDGVGYVGEISFTDNSRWIRSGKFRLGATVQAGSGEIRVREGMTNAFKVKDHRGESYQKHYPPSLDDEVWRVEKIAKDGVSHNRLAQHGLLSVKDFLRLYVTDMPSLRSVLSNISNKTWETIIRHAVTCRLDDKLYLFRTVCGTGLLFDSIYRVVGVNADGQTFHSLDSNDAQQMRLVEVLKQHAYKNSKDWIQVDDPSVVGYPMLLTTSGAGDLNNLTLDFQGRNFQAELEQLVMPLNPDHPTVSAPFNCEIEQDYSSFENPSVESLLQMQVNPTSDFIGGFYTLASEPQLSTDDLPIDNNYQVGLSAWHENGLLVGSNNQQIISSNSRILVTRNGNPKTSWCKILTVVKWRILVKRNAAEKKWKQYLYNSTWM; encoded by the exons ATGGTGCCGAAAAGGAAACTTGTGGACAGGGGAGACGAAGAACCTCAACATCCTCTTGGCGGATATCAAGGCCGTCAATTGGGTTCGAGCCGGCTCGCTTCGAG CATATTCAGAGGGGCAAATAGTACACGAGATCTGCAAGATATTGTGACTAGATTGGAACCCAGAATTAGAAAATGG GTGCAAGAGGCTGTGGACCAGGCAATCCACCCATATTTGAG CTCCTCTGGAAATGAAAGCCATTGCTCCGAATCAAGAACTTGCCAGCTTCAGTTTCTCAGTAGTCTGCCGAACACCTTGTTCACCAACAGTAGGGTTGAAACCGACGGCGGCGGTGGCCCAATCAAGATTATGTTGTACGATTCTTGCTCCAAATCGGTAGTAAAATCAGGTCCTCTATCTGCCGTCAAAGTGAATATAGTCGTGCTTGATGGTGATTTTGGCCCCGATGATCGGGAAGATTGGGAAAAGAAGGATTTTGATAGGAAAGTTCTTCAGAGCAGGGAAGGGAAGCGGCCATTGGTAACTGGCGATTTGGTGGTTCCCTTGAAGGATGGAGTGGGTTATGTTGGTGAAATCAGCTTCACTGATAATTCAAGATGGATCAGAAGTGGGAAATTTCGGTTGGGGGCGACTGTTCAAGCCGGTTCCGGTGAAATTAGGGTTAGAGAAGGAATGACCAATGCCTTCAAAGTTAAAGATCATCGTGGGGAGT CATACCAGAAGCACTACCCCCCATCCTTGGACGATGAAGTGTGGCGGGTGGAGAAGATTGCTAAAGATGGTGTGTCCCATAATAGACTGGCTCAGCATGGTTTGTTGTCAGTTAAAGATTTCTTGAGACTCTACGTCACGGACATGCCCTCGCTGCGCTCT GTACTTAGTAACATTTCAAACAAGACATGGGAGACAATTATACGGCATGCTGTGACATGTAGATTAGACGACAAGCTATATCTTTTCAGGACTGTATGTGGTACTGGCCTGTTGTTTGACTCCATCTACAGGGTTGTTGGTGTGAATGCAGATGGACAAACCTTCCATTCTTTGGATTCTAACGATGCACAGCAAATG AGGCTGGTGGAAGTTCTGAAGCAGCATGCTTACAAAAATTCAAAGGACTGGATTCAAGTAGATGATCCATCTGTTGTTGGCTACCCGATGCTGTTGACTACTTCGGGAGCTGGCGATTTGAACAATCTTACCTTAGATTTTCAGGGCAGAAACTTCCAAGCTGAGCTGG AGCAACTAGTGATGCCCTTAAATCCTGATCATCCAACGGTATCTGCTCCATTCAATTGTGAAATAGAACAAGACTATAGTTCGTTTGAGAATCCTTCTGTTGAGAGTTTGCTTCAAATGCAAGTGAACCCGACGAGTGATTTTATTGGGGGATTCTACACATTGGCCTCAGAGCCGCAACTTTCAACTGATGATCTACCAATCGATAATAATTATCAGGTTGGCTTATCAGCATGGCATGAGAATGGATTGCTTGTTGGTTCAAACAATCAACAAATAATTTCTTCTAATTCTCGAATCCTTGTCACCAGGAATGGAAACCCTAAAACGAGCTGGTGCAAGATTCTGACAGTCGTCAAGTGGCGGATACTGGTTAAACGTAATGCAGCTGAAAAAAAATGGAAACAATATTTGTACAACTCTACGTGGATGTAA